The stretch of DNA AATATCTTTAAAACATCTTCTGTAATGTACAATAAGAAAACCAAATCCGTCTTAAGCTGTAGTTTTAGTTATATAACAGTGAGCGTGTCCAGAAAATTgttcaaattaaactgaaagctgcaattttcaaaataaaccacCTTGGAGAACGCTGACATGAAGCTAACACTGGTTAACGGTGGACGTGCTAGAGATGATGCTatttgtgggaaaaaataaatatttgatgtttttcatttgagTGAAATAAAGAAGATGAGAAATGAAACATGTCTGTGATGGTTTAATCGCGAGTAAACTtcaaaatattattaatttccCCTCCAATAAAAACATTAGCCGATGTGATGCTGTAAAAAATCGATTGTAACTTcagattaagaaagaaaaagagtctCATCAAGTGCATAATAAGCAAcggtttatttattgtttatacTGTTAGGTGACACGTGAGGGATTCTGGAGACTGAAATAGCGACAAACTTTCTCCACCAGAGGCCTCCAGTGTGCAAAAGTGACAAGATGCAGTTTTTAAAGGGCCATTGTCTGAAGTCAGTCAGCTGTAAACAGCAAGTCATGGCTTCGTGTAATACTAccttaaacaaacatttatcatttgGGGAAGAAATTTTATCATTGGTTTAAACTAGAGTTTGCATCCATTGAGATGTACGTTTTTCCTTATAGCATTATCGtcgtacagtatatacacaatACAAGATAAATTAACGGCAGGTAATGTTTATACATGcttaaatatttctgaaaaacaaatgatgaaagCTTTATACATACAGTAAGGCATAGAATATATACAGAAACTCACCTAAAGGAATTATTAGTATCAAACAGCTGTCAAATATTCGCACCGCAACAAAACGaagaatttaaaacattttgtagtATATACAAAAATACGTATGCAAATGCCCCTAGGAATATCttaatagaaaaaataataggAATCTGGTCAGGAGGACATCACATTATATTTGAAACATGCACTTGCCGCAGAGGGTTTTCAGTCCAGCAGCGGTGGGCCACATGTCaacgtgttgtttttgttgttgttgttgtttttatttgggggtgggggggggtcactGAGAAAAAAGCGGATCTAGGTGCAGGGATACTTGGTCTACTGTGCTCATTGGTCCTCGTTGTGTGGTCTCTCCGGCAGCAGGAGACCTACATTACAGTCCAGTACATCTCATATTAAGAATTCAGCCTAACGCACACCGGCTACACTTTGGACTCACTCTCCAGGTTGGCAATGTCCCCGTTCCTCTCCGTCTGCTGCTGGCTCTTCCCCTGCTCGCTGTCCGGGTCGGTTTTAGTCTCCTGACCCTCCTGCTCGGACTCCAGGAGCCCCTGCTGGCTCAGCTTGCTGCCCAGAGACCAGGTGAGGGGCAGGCGGGCGCGGCTGGCCATGTCAGCGAGCTCTTTGGCACTGCAGGCGGGCGTGTTGGTTTCGTAGATGTCATGGAAGCTGTTGTAGTCCACCTCGTAGAAGCCGTCCTCCAGCGTCAGGACGGGCGTGAAGCGGTAGCCCCACTTGATCTCGCTGCTGACGTATGAGCTCCTCGCCTGGCAGGTCATGCCTGGAGACAACAGGAAGTAAAAGTTGGGTTAATGCTTCAAGGGGCGTGAACAGATGCTGGATTCGGGCATTAGCGCTATTAAAAAACGCGTGGGCTAATTTGACGCGGGAGAAaacttctgctgctgtaaccaTCATCATTTTTCCCTGCGATTACTCAATGTTTATTTGCGAGAGATACAACAGACATAAACATATCGTCAGGAAGTGTAAATCACACTGAATCTAAGAGATTTGACCGAGTTGTGACTCAGAGAAGAGGTGTGATTGTGACACTAATCAGAGATAATTTTAGTAAGATGCCTTCCTTCTCTCCACGTACACCTGTTTTCCCTTCAGTCTTCTCCTTCTCTATCTCTCTCGTCGTCTTTCTTCGGGTCTCTCAGGCGCTCAGAAGCGAGTGGCTGCATCCATCTTGCCAGCCTTCCACACCCTGCTCCTAATCCCCATCTAGCAGATGCTACAAATCTGTTtcaacaaacaaatcatttgCATTTGAATCTCTAaaatcagatgtttttttgtttttttttgttaccttaATTACCcccacactaaaaaaaaaaaataaaaatagtagcTATGCACCTTCACCCACTTCAGCTCCTAAATAAGCATATCaagattttaaacagaaatgctAAAAACCTCTGGCCTCTCAGGAAGAACGATCAGTCTGAGGTGGAGACATTTTCGTAAAATGATCACtgatggtgtttttattttcggTCCAGATTTAGATGTGATAGCAGAGTGGCTATAATGACGGTAATGTCAGTGGTTTGCTCGACTACTGGATCGATTGCTACAGGATGAATCGTTGTAGCTTTTATTCTCCTCTGGCTTTTTTATCTATCGCCATCATCATCACTAATTTCTACAGCCGCAGTTTGACTCCAGCCAAGGACATTTTACCCCTCGTTTCCTGTCGGCTGCTACGCTCCCTTATCTTATCAAAACATACGGTGTTCAATATTTTAGTTTATGAAGCACAACATCTTCAAAATCTAATTGCCCCCCAATCAGcctcagctgtaatttgagtTTAGTGCTAATTAGCACATCAACACATGCTAATCTCAAATGCCAAAAGGTTGAAGGAAGCGAATGAACATCATAAACACATTGAGAAGCGCCGAGCGTCAACCTCCAGGCCTGAGGGATGAAGCCCGTGCAGAATtgaaaaaaattgcagttcactgagtggccacttgaggcccCAAAAGGgaacagcattattaaacatgtttacagcctgatacAAAAAAACGGTTTTAgtctcagtagtttatttcagtttatgaCAACCGAAcaggtttgtttatttttcattaagcTTTAAATTTCTACATAATTAAGGAtattcctgctttgagtgattACACGtaggcggagtaaagctcatccaacatggtgaccacaggctccgcccactttgggcttcattttcgaggttcagaatccaatgagtgacatcacaatgggtttgtccatggTATAAACAGCCAATGCACAGTACATGCTATGCTAGGTGCTGCTAAGTGAAGCTGCTTTAAAGGACACATTCTGCATATAACAATGGACGTCATGCCTCTTCTGCCTCCTGGCGTCACTTTAACACGAAGCAAAAATGTGTCAGAACCTGGCTCCGCCATCTTGACTGGTGGGATACGGTATCGAGGTCAGTGCGGCACAGACTCTGGTAGCAATTGATGCCAACAGCTCCAAATGACAGCGAACGTAGCACACAGAGAGGCCCCAGTGGCCGATGGGTttaaacccagaaccttcttgttGTGAGGCATCTATGCTAACCACCACAACCACATCTCAAGTTTTCCTAAAAGAATTGTCTATTTTTCAGTTCGGGGTCTCTGTGTTGTATTTTTCCACAACTTTCactaaaacagtgtgaaaataaATTCCAAATAGCTGTTTCTTTAATTGAAAAGTGTCaaattttgcactttgcaaattcatcccgagGGTCAGATCGACCCTTAGGCCATATGTTTGTCACCCTTTTCTCTAGGTATCACAACGCCCACCTTTAAATTCATTGCCACCTCGTacatttgtgaaaatgaatgtattttaatagGAACATATAACAATGAAAACACGGCGGAGTCAACAGCTccctcagttattttaaacaaacgctGAATCTTCATGAAGATTTTGCCCAGGATGATTTCatcagtgtacctaatgatctggcAAGTGATTGTTCATGAACGGGCGCTGCTTGCTGTTGTCATCATTCCTCCTGTTCCCTGTCGTGTCTCCAGAGGGCTCATTTGggataagacaaaaaaaaaggtcaaagatCGCTGCTACCTTCAATTTACTCTGCATCAAGAAGCACAAATCGAGCTTTAGTCCATTCAGGCCTCGGAGCCAAGCTCAGCTCACAAGTCCAGCTACATCAGCTGATAGTTAATCTATAAACAAGCCCACTTCAGCTGACAGCTCAGAGGAGGCATCCATTAGCAGATCTCATCACGACGCCTTATTTAAGCTGCTTTagcctgctgctgtttctcctgCAAGGCACCTCCACCGCATCTTCTCCTCATTTACGTTAATGATCTGTATCTGTGGGTTTCTTTCCCTGCCTTGGGTTTGCCATGTAGGTTGCTAACTGGAGGCAAACGATTCAGTTCCTACCGCTAGTTAACACCAACCAGGAGTGGGACTGAATCACCGTGCAGCGCCGTTTACTtgcattttgatatttttggcTCATCTGTCTGTGAGTCCTCTGTGAgtttccagctgctgcttcaTAACACGCAGCGCGGCCGTTATGCAAttgctttcttttattttactgaaccaatcgtttattatttttgcattttaatcagGTTGATATTAACGTCAGAGATCTATTAATTTAGGATGTGTGATCAGGTATCACCCACACGCCTCCTGTTGCCCACCCAGATGTTTTGAAGTGCAGCTGCCGTGTGCCCTGCAGATCCTCTCCTCTCAGCGTAGGCCAATTTAATATGTTACATTTGTCTTTATAAACATGTTTCAGTTCATGTGTCTTCATCCTGAAGTCTGTCTCATTCTGCTAGGGAGAATAAAAGACTGCGTTATTAGATTATTTTAGCGGGCTAAATTTGGATATGTCTGCACTGACTCAAGTGAAGCCACAGTTCTGGACggcacaataaataataaagctgcCACCAAGGATCCAGATCCTTTAAGTCTTGGAAGTTGTGAGGTTGAGTCTCAATTGGACTTGTTTGGATTGAGGTCTAAGGAATTCAGAGGTCGAGTCAGCACCTTGTGCTTCCTCAAATCAccagtttttgttgtgttggtagGGCGCATTGTCCTCTTTTACTTCAGTAGGCCACTTTTGATCGGTCCCGACCATTTCAGACCAGAGCTGCAGATTCTCTGACCCAGTTGTCTAGCCATCTCAATTTATCCCCTGTCAGAGTCTCTCCGAACCTTTCACTTGCCCATATTTCCTGATACAGGCATCAGCATTAAGAGCAAAATGTTCATTCCACCCACTCACAGGTCAGTGCACCGGTCAGTGGTCACAGTGTTATGGCGGATCAATGTAAGTGTTTTAACACAAAGGCTGGAGGTAGTCGGGTTCACAGCAGCTGCAACTCCAAGATTTACTGACAGATTTACTACTAATATCGCTTTAAGATGTCTTGTTGCTACGGTCGCACTGATCATATATCATGTATTCATCAGGCTGCTCCTGAATGGCTGCGTGTGGATACTGATCACGTTTCTGTTAAAGGGAATATTTCACATTGCATTCACTCAggtatatttttatgtgttacAGCTTCATATTTTAGATTTCATGCATAAATCTGACCATTCggttggagctgctgttagAGGCACGACTGCAGTTTTCTGCATTAAAGTGTGCTACGTCTGAGAGCGTGAGTCATTTCTGGAAATCCAAATATACAACATTTTTCATGGCTTTTGgttctttgtgtgtctcttttttttttctcgacaaCTTCTGTACAGTTGCTGCTTGTGGTTATTCACGTCAGACTAACCTCACCGCCCACAAATGTTATTGTGGCGTGAGGTTTGGCGTGGAACCGCTCCTgttgggagctgattatgcCCAATCAGACTGTTCAGGGATCATCAGAGGGCTGTGgtgttgaatttgtttataACAAAATGGTTCAGATTGGTTGCAGGATTATCCAGTTGCATGCGGAAATAATTTTTTCTCTGTATGGGTTAAAGCACGCCCCTACAATGAAATCCATATGACGTTTTACCAGCCTGCAGAAAGGATTGTTTCTGcaacttaaaacatttttagatgGTGAATATATTTGGTATTTGGTTTTGCCAACCAACCTCATTGAACAATTTATAAAttactgtctgactgacttcattttccaaagtatagttcttccacacagcagacatgttgaGTCAttttgctgcttcttctgtttAACCCTTCGTCATATGTGGAACGGCAGTATCTTTTTGAatcaatcagagctctgtactaAACACGAGAGTATGACGCATGATGCAagatgtcattttcttctgatttcactgataaaagtcattataggattcaacccattcaacatattttctcaaacaaaaaaacttcttgttttttaactttgtgccaactttgattactcaagaacaacaCCAGTTAGAGTAGttttgacttttgtgatagaaacttcagagtcttggctttcaaaagagaccaagaccatgcattactccaaaatgttcatgaacagcattcaatttaatAAGGGTATGTGCAAAagggctggaatgataagaggttaatgctagacagacaacaaaaaaacagcagaagaataacaaaacaaacacactttggtCAGACAACTGACTTATAACTTACAGGAAAAATTAATTGGAGAGGAGAGACAGCGTCTGTCTCCCAAGATGTCCACAGAGACAGGTTTTGCTCACTGAGTTTATATTAATGTGTTTCCAAAGTAAGCAGTACTAAACAAAAACCAGGTTTGACAGCATCACTGAACGGGATAATTAATGATGTTCAGTGATGTTGACGTACTGTCTAGCTCCAGCTCTGCATCCCatcactcaaaaaaacaaaaaacaaaaaaaacaaaaactgatatCATGACATTTTCAGGATGTGTCGACTCACCTGTGGCCTCCACCATCCCCTCCAGGATCACCACgatctccagctcctccttggCCAGGTGGGCTTGCGAGATGTCCCAGAAGGGGCTGTTCTGGTTTATCTCATGGCAGATGATGAGAGGCGACACCAGGAAGAGCCTGTCGTCCCCTGTGTTGTAACCCACATTTATGTCCGTCTGGTTCAGAGGGATGAACTCCCCCTCCTTGGTCTGCTTAGACTTGATAAGTTTGGCCCTGATTGAAGCCTCGACGATGTGCGAGTTTCGGAGGTCTCCGACTCTGAACATCAGGCACAGCCGTCCATCTCTCATGGAGATGACCGCATTGGTGGAAAACACTAGTGTCTCAGCGCGTTTCTTGGGCTGCGAGATCTTGACGAACATGCAACCCACCATGAAGGCATTCACGATAGATCCCAGCACTGACTGAACTAAAAGCAGA from Mugil cephalus isolate CIBA_MC_2020 chromosome 15, CIBA_Mcephalus_1.1, whole genome shotgun sequence encodes:
- the kcnj6 gene encoding G protein-activated inward rectifier potassium channel 2; the protein is MEQDVESPAITRPSKLPKQAREDLPKKLAEMDRAKRIQRYVQKDGKCNVHHGNVRETYRYLTDIFTTLVDLKWRFNLFIFVLVYTVTWLFFGFMWWLIAYLRGDLDHLADNQWTPCVNNLNGFVSAFLFSIETETTIGYGYRVITDKCPEGILLLLVQSVLGSIVNAFMVGCMFVKISQPKKRAETLVFSTNAVISMRDGRLCLMFRVGDLRNSHIVEASIRAKLIKSKQTKEGEFIPLNQTDINVGYNTGDDRLFLVSPLIICHEINQNSPFWDISQAHLAKEELEIVVILEGMVEATGMTCQARSSYVSSEIKWGYRFTPVLTLEDGFYEVDYNSFHDIYETNTPACSAKELADMASRARLPLTWSLGSKLSQQGLLESEQEGQETKTDPDSEQGKSQQQTERNGDIANLESESKV